Genomic DNA from Gemmatimonadota bacterium:
CGCCGGTTGTGGCGGCGTCTGCGGGAGAAACCGCCTCCGGCCCGACAAGCTTGTTGAGCTCCTCGAGGTAGGCGATGATCTCTTCGTTTCGCGGATCGGCATCGAGCACGCGGCGATACCAGTCGCGTGCCGCGGCATTCTCGCCATTGGCGCGCGCGATATCGCCGAGGTGGCGCAGCGCAATGAGATTTTCGGGGTCGAGTTGGACAGCCGTACGGAAGGTCGCCTGCGCCTCGTCGTACCGTCCGGCGTCGAAGAGCGCCTGCCCATAGACCACGTGCCCGTTCATGTTCCCGGGCTGAGCCCCGATAAACTCGGCGCACAGCGCAATCGCCTGATCGAGGTCCCCGGCCTTGCGATACTCGTTGGCGAGTGGCGCAAAGTACCGTCGGGGATTCTCGTCAAAGCGCTTTCGGAGTTCGTCGATTCGGCTCGGTTGGCTCATCTGCTGCTATCGTTGCGGGGGGTGAGGCACATACCTGAACCGAAGTCTATGGCAAGGATCGTGCGAACATACCATGGGCCTAGGAGTCAAGTCAATCAGAAGTCGAGAATCCACTTGATTTTAGCTATGTCCGCCCGGTATTTTTACGGGTTCTGTCGACTGTCTGACAACCAACGCTTTTTGCAAGGGAGTACCGCCCCGTGCTGCATCAAATGCGGAGCGCCGCGAAGTACATCTGGATCATCATGGCTGTCGCCTTTATTGGTGGCTTCATGCTGGCCGAGACTTCGGGCCTTCTGGGCCGTTCAGCTGTAACGACGTCAACAATCGTCGCGAAAGTCAACGGCACCGAAATCCCCTACCTGACCTGGGCCAACGCTTCGGCGCAGATGGCCCAGCAGCAGGAACAGTCCGGTGGCCACTCGTTGACGCTCGACGAGCGCCGCCAGATCGATGACCGCGCGTTCGAACAACTCGTGACCGAAGCCCTCTTCCAGCAGGAATACGAGAAGCGTGGCATCCGCGTCACAGATGAAGAGATCGTCGATCAAGCCAAATACAACCCGCCGGAGCAGTTCCGGTCGTCGCCGCAGTTGCAGACGGAAGGCCAGTTCGACCCGGCCAAGTACCAGCGCTTCCTCGCCAGTCCGGCCGCCCGTCAACAGGGGATGCTGGCCCAGCTCGAAGGCTACTATCGCGCGGAACTGCCCAAGCAGAAGCTGCTGTCGCAGATCGGCGGTGATGTGTACGTGTCCGATGCCCGCCTCTGGGGCATCTACAAGGACGGCCATGACTCGGCAGCGGTGAGTCTCGTGAAGCTCACGCCGAACGTGACGGACGAGGCCATCAAGGCAGTGTCCGACGCCGACGCCCGCAGCTACTACAACGCCCACAAGAAGTCGTTTGAGCGCGCCGGTCGCGCGGTCCTCTCCATTGTGTCCGTGTCGCGGACGCCGACCGCGGCGGACACCGTCGCGACGCGCGCACGTATTGAGGCGCTCCGTGCTGAGATCGCCAAGGGCGCCAAGTTCGAAGACGTGGCCAAGCGCGAGTCCGACGACAGTGTCTCGGGCAAGCTCGGCGGCGATTTGGGCATGGGAACCAAGGGGCGCTTTGTAAAGCCGTTTGAGGATGCCGCAGCCAAGCTCGCCGCCGGCGAGCTGTCCGCGCCGATCCTCACGCAGTTCGGCTATCACTTGCTCAAGATGGAAAAGAAGAAGGGTGACTCGACGCAGATGCGTCACATCCTCAAGGCTGTCAAACAGGGCGATACTGCCGCGACGCTGACCGATCGCCGAGCGGACTCGCTGTCGAAGATGGGTGGCGGCACCGACCAGCCCGCGAAGTTCGATGCGGCTGCAAAGGCGCTTGGCTTGCTCGTGTCGAAGATTGAAGTGCGCGACGGCTCGCCGGCCACGTTTGGCGGCCAGATCGTGCCGAGCGCGAGCGCTTGGGCGTTCATGGGTGCGAAGGTCGGCGAGTCCAGCGACTTGTTCGATGACGAACGCGCGTACTATCTCGTCCGCCTTGATTCACTGGTGA
This window encodes:
- a CDS encoding peptidyl-prolyl cis-trans isomerase, which gives rise to MLHQMRSAAKYIWIIMAVAFIGGFMLAETSGLLGRSAVTTSTIVAKVNGTEIPYLTWANASAQMAQQQEQSGGHSLTLDERRQIDDRAFEQLVTEALFQQEYEKRGIRVTDEEIVDQAKYNPPEQFRSSPQLQTEGQFDPAKYQRFLASPAARQQGMLAQLEGYYRAELPKQKLLSQIGGDVYVSDARLWGIYKDGHDSAAVSLVKLTPNVTDEAIKAVSDADARSYYNAHKKSFERAGRAVLSIVSVSRTPTAADTVATRARIEALRAEIAKGAKFEDVAKRESDDSVSGKLGGDLGMGTKGRFVKPFEDAAAKLAAGELSAPILTQFGYHLLKMEKKKGDSTQMRHILKAVKQGDTAATLTDRRADSLSKMGGGTDQPAKFDAAAKALGLLVSKIEVRDGSPATFGGQIVPSASAWAFMGAKVGESSDLFDDERAYYLVRLDSLVTGGVADFDAVKADVKTAVAREQSIDKLMATAKTLSADAATSTLEAAATKHGQKVETQGAFVRTGVAPMLGALSEAVGVAFTLPVGAVSGAVRTDGGVYVMRVDRRTDSSKDEWAKQKESQRDQTVRGMREQKVRMFMESLRKAAKIDDRRKQIQSAQRRQS